One stretch of Siphonobacter curvatus DNA includes these proteins:
- a CDS encoding glycosyl-4,4'-diaponeurosporenoate acyltransferase CrtO family protein, with product MLVKWMKMLLIVGLTVATVSLMILYLDITSAAFSLGVNFALMFWFTLFESQLKPKLNSTYFNSQPFEKQGKWYKKLGVEGYRTILTKIGWEKMRQQQTPIKKDLRAFQVYERASRVAEVGHLVIGGIVLIITTYVILMYSIKDALWLILFNLVLNIYPILLQRYTRPRLQRMIKKFEVTELTSV from the coding sequence ATGCTCGTCAAATGGATGAAAATGCTACTGATCGTTGGTCTAACAGTAGCGACTGTGAGTCTCATGATTCTCTATCTGGATATTACCTCGGCTGCTTTTAGTTTGGGAGTCAATTTCGCTCTTATGTTTTGGTTTACTCTGTTTGAATCGCAGCTTAAACCCAAACTCAACTCAACCTATTTTAATTCGCAGCCTTTTGAAAAGCAAGGCAAGTGGTATAAGAAGTTAGGTGTAGAGGGATACCGGACTATTTTAACCAAAATTGGATGGGAAAAGATGAGGCAACAGCAGACACCTATCAAAAAAGATCTTCGGGCATTTCAGGTCTATGAGCGAGCTTCCCGAGTAGCCGAAGTGGGGCATTTAGTTATTGGTGGAATCGTCCTGATCATTACTACTTATGTCATACTTATGTATTCAATCAAAGATGCGTTGTGGTTAATTCTATTTAACCTCGTTTTAAATATTTATCCTATTCTGCTGCAGCGGTATACGCGTCCAAGGCTTCAGCGAATGATTAAAAAATTTGAAGTCACGGAGCTTACTAGCGTCTAA
- a CDS encoding tail fiber domain-containing protein produces the protein MKHVLLSLGLGVYCFSAHAQIGIGTSTPKAFFNVAGNRDVLFGADVISAGEKLLWFADKAAFRVGSIDGNQWDNAQVGIRSFGIGYNALASKANTFAIGFRVTASGSNSTAIGNNVSTNSYQGSMIIGDYGGYVFNSTATNQLTMRFGNGYMLYTSNDPQASAVGVKLNSSGNAWSVISDSTRKENFRSADGAAFLKKISNMRLGTWNYKGQDVKQYRHYGPMAQDFYAAFGKDELGTIGEDKSINQADFDGVNLIAIKALIEKVEKLEVAVKELQQENASLSNQNATLEFQKSTLKSETASLKADIDWIKKQLGGLAQK, from the coding sequence ATGAAACACGTTTTACTTTCCCTAGGCCTTGGGGTCTACTGCTTTTCTGCACATGCTCAAATAGGTATTGGTACTTCCACGCCGAAAGCATTCTTCAACGTTGCCGGTAATAGAGACGTGCTGTTCGGAGCGGATGTCATCAGTGCGGGCGAAAAACTCCTCTGGTTTGCAGATAAAGCGGCCTTTCGGGTGGGTAGCATTGATGGTAATCAATGGGATAATGCCCAGGTAGGTATCCGCTCTTTCGGTATTGGTTATAATGCCCTGGCCAGCAAGGCCAATACTTTCGCTATTGGATTTCGTGTTACCGCTAGTGGCAGCAATTCTACAGCGATCGGCAACAATGTTTCAACCAACTCCTACCAAGGATCTATGATTATCGGCGACTACGGAGGTTATGTGTTTAATAGCACTGCTACCAATCAGTTGACCATGCGATTCGGCAATGGGTATATGCTTTACACGTCGAATGATCCTCAGGCTTCAGCGGTTGGCGTGAAACTGAATAGCTCGGGCAATGCGTGGTCTGTTATCTCTGACTCCACGCGTAAAGAAAATTTTCGCTCAGCTGACGGAGCTGCCTTTCTGAAAAAAATCAGCAACATGCGACTCGGTACTTGGAACTACAAAGGTCAAGATGTAAAACAGTACCGTCATTACGGTCCTATGGCTCAGGATTTCTACGCGGCTTTTGGTAAAGACGAGTTAGGGACTATCGGAGAAGATAAGTCGATTAATCAAGCGGATTTTGATGGCGTCAACCTAATTGCCATCAAAGCACTCATTGAGAAGGTGGAAAAGCTGGAAGTCGCCGTCAAAGAGCTTCAACAGGAGAATGCTTCCTTAAGCAATCAGAACGCTACACTTGAATTCCAAAAAAGTACGTTAAAGAGTGAGACAGCTTCCTTAAAAGCAGACATTGATTGGATTAAAAAGCAACTCGGTGGTTTAGCTCAAAAATAA
- a CDS encoding PAS domain-containing hybrid sensor histidine kinase/response regulator, giving the protein MNTRDQSTPKEALRRFIFESAKDYAILTLDLDRRVTSWSTGAEALLGWKEEEIIGQLGDLFFVPEDRAQGAPQQEAEKALTEGQAENERWHLRKDQSRFYGSGMTTPLLNEQGLVIGLTKVMRDLTAQKQAEDALKEAHERMIDILESTTDAFYALDAQFHFTYVNAKAAQLWGRDRNTLLGKHSWTEFPNAVGSESYRKHYEVLETGKSAQFETMSPLVATWIDVNIFLSKGGGLSVFFRDITVRKQAQQALQEANRRKDEFLAMLAHELRNPMATLRNGLQILSMTDSTSIQTRTVVERMSRQTDHLVRMVDELLDVSRISQGKIHLQKERVNLVELVRQGVDSVSHLFQEKHQTLQVRLPNEPIEIEGDATRLVQVIINLLNNATRYTPEQGQIVLTLEHQGGEVVFRVEDNGIGLEPDQLSAIFDLFVQVDNSLARAKGGLGIGLTLVKRLVEKHGGKVEAQSKGLGQGSTFSVYLPTWTRAGGLRSEQAGAKTELTRRRILLIDDNADATYTLGMLLEIKGYEVHTINSGIAGLQVAQSLSPDVILLDIGMPDMDGYETCRQIRQQPWGHDLFIVAVSGYGQDEDKQKAEEAGFNRHLTKPVDFETLLQLLNSL; this is encoded by the coding sequence ATGAATACCCGTGACCAATCCACGCCTAAGGAAGCACTTCGACGGTTCATCTTTGAAAGTGCAAAAGACTACGCCATTCTCACTCTTGATTTAGACCGACGAGTTACCAGTTGGAGTACTGGTGCTGAAGCTTTATTGGGTTGGAAGGAAGAGGAAATTATCGGGCAGTTGGGCGATTTGTTCTTTGTGCCTGAAGACCGGGCTCAGGGGGCTCCTCAACAGGAAGCAGAAAAAGCCCTTACCGAAGGGCAGGCCGAAAATGAGCGTTGGCATCTGCGAAAGGATCAGTCCCGCTTTTATGGTTCAGGAATGACCACCCCATTACTAAACGAGCAAGGGCTAGTTATTGGGCTGACTAAAGTTATGCGTGATCTAACGGCTCAGAAACAGGCTGAGGATGCTCTTAAAGAAGCTCATGAGCGAATGATAGACATTCTCGAAAGTACAACGGATGCCTTTTACGCTTTGGATGCCCAGTTTCACTTTACGTACGTCAATGCAAAAGCAGCTCAGCTTTGGGGACGTGATCGTAATACACTCCTTGGTAAGCACTCCTGGACGGAATTTCCGAATGCGGTAGGGAGTGAATCGTATCGTAAGCACTATGAAGTACTGGAAACTGGTAAATCAGCTCAGTTTGAAACGATGTCGCCCTTAGTCGCTACCTGGATTGACGTCAACATATTCCTAAGTAAAGGCGGCGGTTTATCGGTCTTTTTTCGCGACATCACAGTCCGCAAGCAGGCTCAGCAGGCACTTCAGGAGGCTAATCGCCGCAAAGATGAATTTTTGGCCATGTTGGCTCATGAGCTTCGTAATCCCATGGCTACACTTCGAAATGGCTTGCAAATCTTATCGATGACGGACTCGACAAGCATCCAGACCAGGACGGTTGTCGAGCGAATGAGTCGACAAACCGATCATCTGGTACGCATGGTCGATGAGTTATTGGATGTCAGTCGCATCAGCCAAGGTAAGATCCACCTGCAGAAAGAACGCGTTAATCTGGTAGAACTGGTCCGCCAGGGCGTTGACTCCGTAAGCCATTTGTTTCAGGAAAAACACCAGACCCTCCAGGTCCGCTTACCTAACGAACCCATTGAAATTGAGGGGGATGCTACTAGACTTGTACAGGTAATCATAAATCTATTAAACAATGCCACCCGCTATACTCCTGAGCAAGGACAGATCGTGTTAACTCTGGAACATCAGGGAGGAGAGGTGGTCTTTCGGGTAGAGGATAATGGGATTGGTCTGGAACCGGATCAGCTCTCGGCTATCTTTGATTTATTCGTCCAGGTGGATAATTCACTAGCTCGGGCGAAAGGAGGACTAGGGATAGGCCTTACGCTGGTCAAGCGGCTGGTTGAAAAACACGGTGGCAAAGTGGAGGCCCAGAGCAAGGGCCTGGGCCAGGGGAGTACCTTCAGTGTGTACTTACCCACGTGGACCAGAGCCGGTGGCCTTCGCTCAGAGCAGGCTGGGGCAAAAACAGAACTCACTCGCCGCCGTATTCTACTCATCGATGATAATGCCGATGCTACTTACACGCTAGGTATGCTCTTAGAAATCAAAGGCTATGAGGTGCATACTATAAACAGTGGAATAGCGGGCTTACAAGTCGCCCAGAGTCTTAGTCCCGATGTAATCCTCTTAGATATTGGCATGCCGGACATGGATGGCTATGAGACCTGTCGGCAGATTCGTCAGCAACCCTGGGGACACGACCTGTTTATTGTTGCGGTATCGGGGTATGGACAAGACGAAGATAAGCAGAAGGCCGAGGAGGCAGGCTTTAACCGGCACTTAACCAAACCTGTGGACTTTGAAACGCTTTTGCAACTGCTGAATAGTCTTTAG
- a CDS encoding AraC family transcriptional regulator: MVKEDSIKTYYFRINRCIDYIKAHLDQPLTLEDLAHESNFSKYHFHRVFRQVTGYALHDFIRNARIERACFYLKHDPLKPISEIAYACGFTNAVSFSRSFKQVHHLSASEWRLEQANSKIGIVDSKISEDQGFIQGYLASKLNRRTSSMISPNLPLQVKLKQMQSFKVAFIRNLNIHQHDSETFEKMFDTLFAWAGPRGLIHFPQTKALTIFRSNPNPSGMIQADVALSVPEEVAGDGIIGTAEITGGLFAVVYKEGTMEECQESWQYFFSQWLPANGYRPDHRNFYMSHLNDHKMHPLRHYIYEMYVPVMPL; the protein is encoded by the coding sequence ATGGTTAAAGAAGATTCCATCAAAACGTACTATTTCCGTATTAACAGATGTATTGACTACATCAAAGCTCATCTGGACCAGCCACTTACGCTAGAGGACCTTGCTCACGAATCAAACTTCTCTAAGTATCACTTTCACCGGGTTTTCAGGCAAGTTACGGGCTATGCTCTCCATGATTTTATCAGAAACGCAAGAATCGAAAGGGCCTGCTTTTACTTAAAACATGATCCACTAAAGCCGATTAGTGAGATTGCCTACGCGTGCGGATTTACTAATGCGGTATCCTTTTCTAGAAGCTTTAAGCAAGTGCATCACCTCAGTGCAAGCGAATGGCGGTTAGAACAAGCAAATAGCAAGATCGGTATAGTGGATAGCAAGATCAGTGAAGACCAGGGATTCATCCAAGGCTACCTTGCATCGAAACTAAATCGCAGGACTTCTTCTATGATCTCTCCCAATCTACCTCTGCAGGTTAAGCTGAAACAAATGCAGAGCTTCAAAGTAGCCTTTATCCGTAACCTAAACATTCATCAGCACGACAGTGAAACGTTTGAAAAGATGTTTGACACCCTGTTTGCCTGGGCTGGGCCCCGAGGCCTGATCCACTTTCCTCAAACGAAAGCACTGACGATATTCCGTAGTAATCCGAATCCTTCCGGAATGATACAAGCTGATGTGGCCCTGTCTGTACCCGAGGAGGTAGCTGGCGATGGCATCATTGGTACTGCCGAGATCACCGGCGGTCTATTTGCAGTGGTTTACAAAGAGGGCACCATGGAGGAATGCCAAGAAAGCTGGCAATATTTCTTCAGTCAGTGGCTGCCAGCGAATGGGTACCGGCCGGATCATCGCAATTTTTATATGAGCCATTTAAATGACCATAAAATGCATCCTCTCAGGCATTATATCTACGAAATGTACGTGCCTGTAATGCCATTGTAA